The following nucleotide sequence is from Dehalococcoidia bacterium.
AGTTGGGATATCCTCAGGTGAGCCACAGCATCGACCACTCATCCATCCTGGCCCGTCTCCCCGGCGGGAGGAAGAAGGTGGTAGCCGGAGCCTCAACTACAGCTATCCCCTCGATCTCGTTCCCCGGCCTGATCTGGTCCATGTCGTAGATAACGGCCCTGTGCCACTCGCCGTCAAAGTACACCTCCCTCTCCCCCTTGATGGCTTCTTGTGGTGGATCCTTTCCCTCCAGAGATCTCTTAACTATTTTAGGCTTGACCTTGGGAATGGTGGCGGTGAGCCCCAGCTCGAAGATCTGATACCCCGCCTGCGGGTGCTTGGCCACGCCGGCATATACCCTCTCATAGAGATCCTCAAACGCGGCGATGAGCTTGTCCATATCCTCGGCGCTATTTATGCGGGGTACCGGCGATGGCACCTCGATGTCGTCCATCTGGCTCCCGTAGCGCACGTAGGCTATCTGACGCACCCTGGCCTGCTCCCATGGCAGACCCTCGGCAGCGAAGTCAGCCTGTGCCAG
It contains:
- a CDS encoding hydantoinase/oxoprolinase family protein; translated protein: DVLGVDPYYLAEGVYKLINSTMKEHIRAVLYARGFSPADYHLLGYGGAGPMHLAGYTEGLPFKGVATLPYAAAFSSFGSAAVDISHRYQKSTTVMIHFGADDAFKLMMGQLMLNPGWEELERLAQADFAAEGLPWEQARVRQIAYVRYGSQMDDIEVPSPVPRINSAEDMDKLIAAFEDLYERVYAGVAKHPQAGYQIFELGLTATIPKVKPKIVKRSLEGKDPPQEAIKGEREVYFDGEWHRAVIYDMDQIRPGNEIEGIAVVEAPATTFFLPPGRRARMDEWSMLWLT